In Streptomyces sp. SID8374, one genomic interval encodes:
- the serB gene encoding phosphoserine phosphatase SerB, translating to MSASQPPQPPPSPELPEPSRTGGESARDSEESPPLVDNTPTLLVKIFGKDRPGITAGLFDTLAAYSVDVVDIEQVVTRGRIVLCALVTSPTAGGTTEGDLRATVHSWAESLKLQAEIISGTGDNRPRGYGRSHVTVLGHPLTAESTAAIAATITSTGGNIDRIFRLAKYPVTAVEFAVSGTETAELRTALATEAAEIGVDVAVVSAGLSRRAQRLVVMDVDSTLIQDEVIELFAAHAGCEDKVAEVTEQAMRGELDFEQSLHARVALLAGLDASVVDKVRAEVRLTPGARTLIRTLKRLGYQVGVVSGGFTQVTDDLKERLGLDFASANTLEVVDGKFTGRVVGDVVDRAGKARLLRSFAEQAGVPLAQTVAIGDGANDLDMLNTAGLGVAFNAKPVVREAAHTAVNVPFLDTVLYLLGITREEVEAADGLVD from the coding sequence ATGAGCGCATCTCAGCCACCTCAGCCTCCCCCCTCCCCCGAGCTCCCCGAGCCCTCTCGGACCGGCGGCGAGTCCGCCCGGGACAGCGAGGAGTCCCCTCCTCTCGTGGACAACACACCCACCCTTCTCGTCAAGATCTTCGGCAAGGACCGCCCCGGCATCACCGCCGGGCTGTTCGACACCCTCGCCGCCTACTCCGTCGACGTGGTGGACATCGAGCAGGTCGTCACCCGGGGCCGCATCGTGCTCTGCGCCCTGGTCACCTCGCCCACCGCGGGCGGCACGACCGAGGGCGACCTGCGGGCGACCGTGCACAGCTGGGCCGAATCCCTGAAGCTCCAGGCCGAGATCATCTCGGGCACGGGTGACAACCGGCCGCGTGGTTACGGCCGTTCCCATGTGACCGTGCTGGGGCACCCGCTCACCGCGGAGTCGACCGCCGCCATAGCGGCCACGATCACCTCGACCGGCGGGAACATCGACCGCATCTTCCGGCTGGCGAAGTACCCTGTCACCGCCGTCGAGTTCGCGGTGTCGGGGACGGAGACCGCGGAGCTGCGGACCGCGCTGGCGACCGAGGCCGCCGAGATCGGCGTGGACGTCGCGGTGGTCTCGGCCGGGCTGAGCCGGCGGGCGCAGCGGCTGGTCGTCATGGACGTGGACTCCACGCTCATCCAGGACGAGGTGATCGAACTCTTCGCGGCCCACGCGGGCTGTGAGGACAAGGTCGCCGAGGTCACCGAGCAGGCGATGCGCGGCGAGCTGGACTTCGAGCAGTCGCTGCACGCCCGGGTCGCGCTGCTGGCGGGGCTGGACGCCTCGGTGGTGGACAAGGTGCGCGCCGAGGTGCGGCTCACGCCCGGGGCCCGCACCCTGATCCGTACGCTGAAGCGCCTCGGGTACCAGGTGGGCGTCGTCTCCGGCGGTTTCACCCAGGTCACGGACGACCTGAAGGAACGGCTCGGCCTCGATTTCGCCTCCGCCAACACCCTGGAGGTGGTGGACGGCAAGTTCACCGGGCGGGTCGTCGGCGATGTGGTGGACCGGGCGGGCAAGGCCCGGCTGCTGCGGAGCTTCGCCGAGCAGGCGGGGGTGCCGCTGGCGCAGACGGTGGCCATCGGCGACGGGGCCAACGACCTCGACATGCTGAACACGGCGGGGCTCGGGGTCGCCTTCAACGCCAAGCCCGTGGTCCGCGAGGCGGCGCACACGGCGGTGAACGTGCCGTTCCTGGACACCGTGCTCTATCTGCTCGGCATCACCCGCGAAGAGGTCGAGGCGGCGGACGGCCTCGTGGACTGA
- a CDS encoding histidine phosphatase family protein: MSVETPRRIVLLRHAKAEWSQSSDHERPLAERGRKDAPVAGRRLADSGIDFDLALCSSAVRTRETWKLAVHEFAQRPRTVYEERLYEASLGELIALFNETPDEVRNLLVIGHNPGMHGAADALSGSAEGDTLARMTRDGFPTASYAVVEFPGSWKSVEHGAGRLTEYWTPND, encoded by the coding sequence ATGAGCGTCGAGACACCCCGCAGGATCGTCCTTCTCAGGCATGCCAAGGCGGAATGGTCGCAGTCCTCCGATCATGAGCGCCCCCTGGCCGAGCGCGGCCGCAAGGACGCGCCCGTGGCCGGCCGCAGGCTCGCCGACTCCGGCATCGACTTCGATCTGGCCCTGTGCTCCAGCGCCGTCCGGACCCGGGAGACCTGGAAACTGGCGGTCCACGAATTCGCCCAGCGCCCCCGGACCGTCTATGAGGAGAGGCTGTACGAGGCCTCTCTCGGCGAGCTGATCGCCCTCTTCAACGAGACCCCGGACGAGGTCCGCAACCTTCTGGTCATCGGCCACAACCCGGGCATGCACGGAGCCGCCGACGCCCTCTCCGGCTCCGCCGAGGGCGACACCCTGGCCCGGATGACCCGGGACGGCTTCCCGACGGCGTCCTACGCCGTGGTGGAGTTCCCCGGCTCCTGGAAGAGCGTGGAGCACGGCGCGGGCAGGCTCACCGAATACTGGACGCCGAACGACTGA